One part of the Ranitomeya imitator isolate aRanImi1 chromosome 10, aRanImi1.pri, whole genome shotgun sequence genome encodes these proteins:
- the C1QB gene encoding complement C1q subcomponent subunit B: MLSGSCSSRCTTSPKLTIMSRRQGGRMFPRAVLVFFCINLLSPPLCQSQSCQARMPGLPGIPGVPGADGKDGGNGEKGDQGPRGTFIDWKEEEYRGDRGQPGNPGKVGPKGPTGPPGHPGPRGLKGLKGESGDYKTEVQSAFSVKKTTTGYPRKDQPIRFDKEIINISNQYDIRTGKFTCKYPGLYYFTYHASSRGHLCIHIVKGRFNPNNNASDKEKVVLFCDQVLNVFQTTTGGVVLKVSKDESVWLEPTEKNHLLGTEGADTIFSGFLLFPES; encoded by the exons ATGTTGTCAGGTTCCTGTTCATCCAGATGCACAACTTCTCCGAAGCTCACCATAATGTCCAGACGACAAG GTGGCAGAATGTTCCCCAGAGCTGTGCTAGTCTTCTTCTGTATCAACCTCCTGTCTCCCCCTTTGTGTCAGTCACAGAGCTGCCAAGCTCGAATGCCAGGGCTACCAGGAATCCCAGGAGTGCCTGGTGCAGATGGGAAGGACGGAGGCAATGGGGAGAAGGGAGACCAGG GACCTCGTGGAACTTTCATTGATTGGAAAGAAGAAGAATACAGAGGAGACCGAGGTCAGCCCGGAAACCCCGGAAAAGTGGGGCCAAAAGGGCCAACAGGTCCTCCAGGTCATCCAGGACCCAGAGGTCTAAAAGGCTTAAAAGGAGAATCTGGAGACTACAAGACAGAGGTGCAGTCGGCTTTCTCAGTGAAGAAAACCACCACAGGGTATCCGCGAAAGGATCAGCCCATTCGCTTCGATAAAGAGATCATCAACATAAGTAATCAGTATGATATTCGCACTGGAAAGTTCACCTGTAAGTACCCCGGCCTGTACTACTTCACATACCACGCCTCGTCAAGGGGACACCTCTGCATCCACATTGTCAAAGGCCGATTCAACCCCAACAATAATGCCAGTGACAAGGAAAAGGTGGTCCTCTTCTGTGATCAGGTCCTCAACGTCTTCCAGACAACCACTGGTGGCGTTGTTCTGAAGGTCAGCAAGGATGAGTCTGTCTGGCTGGAGCCCACTGAGAAGAACCACCTACTGGGTACCGAAGGGGCAGATACTATATTCTCCGGCTTTCTGCTGTTCCCAGAGTCCTAA